Genomic DNA from Streptococcus uberis:
AGAAGGAAAGGTAAAAATCGACAATTCCGTGTATCAATGTGCCAAGTCCTACCAAGCCTAGGATTGTCCAAATATAAGATGAGTCAGTGCTTGCAGTTTTTGTTAACAATAAGACAACAGCAAACTCTGCTGCAGCATGAATCACATTAATGCCAAAAGCAAAAGGGAAAGCTTTAATAGGATTTTCTAAAAGACTTGACTGTTTTCTTAAAAGGGTTGCTGCTATTATCGCAAAGAGGATATGGGATAAAGCTCTAAATACAATAACAATAGGAAAACCTGCCATAAAGAATCCCAAGGCAGTTCCTAAACTAACAAAGATTGCAACTGGTAAAGAAATAAAGGTTGCTAAAAAGATTGGAACATGGCTTGCTAGAGTAAAAGAAGCCGGTCCAATGATAACTTTAATTGGCATCATCATTGGTATAATAATGCCAAAAGCTACTAAAATAGAAGCGTAAGCAATTGTTTGCGTTTGTTTATGATTTGTCATTTCATCTCCTTTTGCATTATTATAAACAAAAAACATTACAGGTGTCAAGACACCTGTAATGTTTTTTAACTGTGATATAATAAACCAACTTTTTTCAATGCAGCTTTAATCTTTTGGAAATCTTCCTGACTTTGGCAAGAAATCAAATGACTATGGAGACCATCTGTTAATGAAGAAAGGAGTTCAGCTTGAGATTGTCTTACCTTAGACATAAAATCAGTAATATCATCTTGACTTTTAATATTTAAAGGTGCTGTCAACATTCCATAAATGGGATGCTCTACTTCAACTGTTGAGATAATCCCACCATGCTTTATAATGATTTCAAGTTCTATTTGGGTTTCCTCCATTGAGTGTTGACAGACAATCCTTGCCGTATAGGCACTCGTTTGGAGAGATGATTTCATGATGTAACCCTTCGGTGTCGACACAATATCATGTT
This window encodes:
- a CDS encoding transcription repressor NadR, giving the protein MKAKQRRESLLELLEKETDTISATQLAKLLGVSRQVIVGDIALLRASQHDIVSTPKGYIMKSSLQTSAYTARIVCQHSMEETQIELEIIIKHGGIISTVEVEHPIYGMLTAPLNIKSQDDITDFMSKVRQSQAELLSSLTDGLHSHLISCQSQEDFQKIKAALKKVGLLYHS